One Streptomyces sp. RPA4-2 genomic window carries:
- a CDS encoding type I polyketide synthase, translated as MTTEARLRDYLKRLTVDLHETRLKLRQLESKDDEPVAIVGMSCRLPGGVRSPEDFWDLLVSGVDAVTDWPTDRGWDLGTDATGGARHQGGFVFDADRFDPAFFGISPREALAMDPQQRLLLEATWEAFERAGIDPAALRGSRCGVFVGCSDQGYSSGLREVPDDVRGHLLTGTSMSVVSGRVAYTLGLEGPAITVDTACSSSLVALHLAAQSLRSGECSLAAVGGVTVMSSPGAFIEFGQQGGLASDGRCKAFSEDADGTGWAEGVGVVVVERLSDARRNGHHILAVVRGSAVNQDGASNGLTAPNGPSQQRVILAALASAGVPATEIDTVEAHGTGTALGDPIEAQALLATYGQGREADRPLWLGSVKSNIGHTQAAAGVVGVIKTVLAIRHGVLPPTLHVDNPSSHVDWNAGNVRLLAESVDWPRADRPRRGAVSAFGVSGTNAHAVIEQAPADEPATEAPARAGLPLLPWVLSARDEHTLREQAARLSAHLTDHPDTDLYDLAWSLAATRAALPERAALLGTDRADLLSGLAALAEGHHTDRVHTGSTKGDGKLAFLFSGQGAQRLGMGRELYEAYPVFAEVFDAVCAHLDEGLREVVFGADAELLNETGWTQPALFAIEVALFRLVESWGVRPDFLVGHSVGELAAAHVAGVFSLEDACRLVSARGRLMQELPSGGAMFALEASEDEVLPLLTDGVSVAAVNGPRSVVVSGVETAASAVAQEIAALGRRTSRLRVSHAFHSPLMEPMLAEFRTVAESVTYTPARIAVVSNLTGQAAGAGELESADYWVRHVREAVRFADGIGWLAANGVTRFVELGPDGTLTALAQTSLPDSHDALFAPTLRKERDEAETLTSAVGLLHVHGRTPEWNSLLPGAGRVDLPTYAFRRDRYWLERSYRADGSAAPTTEGDHRHQVTWRPVTGLPAEARLSGRWLLVTPAALGDDGWDGALTEALAARATDLVTVPCPADADRATLAGLLAAAAAGTPVSGVVSALAQAPGEHTATPESVLATALLVQALGDTDITAPLWTLTREAVTTGRGDVPPRLDQAAVWGLGRVAALEHPDRWGGLIDLPHELDRRTASRLAALLSGGGADEDQVAVRAAGVLARRLVAVTEEPGTPWTPSGTVLVTGGTGALGARVARWAAGQGATRLVLTSRRGAQAPGAAELEAELSAMGAEVSLLACDMTDREAVRQLLDEHPVDAVVHTAGVLDDGVLDRLTPEQFDTVVRSKVAAALHLDELTRERDLSAFVLFSSFAGTVGSAGQANYAAANAMLDALAERRRARGLSATSIAWGPWAGGGMAADASAEDRQRRGGVNLLDPATGLDALAVCAASPAPVTFVADVDWTLFGPAFTAVRTSPLLGELYAAPQHTTGPSAPATALRARLTGLTAPAQRAELLDTVRTRAAAVLGHAGPEAVPADRAFRELGVDSLIAVELRNVLGAECGVRLPATVVFDYPTPSALADFLHGELSGVVAETPGASTATGVEVSADPIVIVGMACRFPGGVDSPETLWNLLSEERDGIADFPRNRGWDLDALNALDGPYTSHTHRGGFLGDVGSFDAGFFGISPREALAMDPQQRLLLETSWEAVERAGIDPRLLRGSRTGVFAGTNGQDYPALLASSGGDFGGYVGTGNAASVFSGRVSYVLGLEGPAVTVDTACSSSLVALHLAAQALRSGECDLALAGGVTVMSTPGAFIEFSRQGGLAGDGLCKAFAEGADGTGWGEGVGVLLVERLSDARANGHPVLAVVRGSAVNQDGASNGLTAPNGPSQQRVIRAALASAGLSALDVDAVEAHGTGTTLGDPIEAQALLATYGKDRDAGRPLWLGSVKSNIGHTQAAAGVAGVIKMVEAMRHGVLPATLHVDAPSSHVDWEAGEVRLLAGAVDWPETDRPRRAGVSSFGLSGTNAHVVLEQAETAAEDTDIAILPALPVVPWVVSGQSPAALRAQAARLLAHAQAHPDLDPADVGLSLVRTRSAFDNRAVIRGGDREELLAGLAAVARDESVPGVAQGVATEGKLAFLFSGQGAQHLGMGRELYEAYPVFAEAFDAACGHLDEGLRGVVFGEDAGLLNETGWTQPALFAIEVALFRLVESWGMSPDFLVGHSVGELAAAHVAGVFSLEDACRLVSARGRLMQELPAGGAMFALEASEDEVLPLLEGWETEVSVATVNGPRSVVISGVEAVAEAIAQEIAALGRRTSRLRVSHAFHSPLMEPILAEFRTVAESVTYTPARIAVVSNLTGQAAGAGELESADYWVRHVREAVRFADGVRTLAERGVTRFVELGPDGTLTALAQTSVSGGEDLLFASVLRKDRPETDTVLAAVSRAFTHGAAVDWAALLTGARPVDLPTYAFQHEWFWPEPAAAAGPVAADPLDASFWAAVERGDAHDLAEVLGVDEAELDAVVPALSAWRRGAAERSRVDGWRYRVAWQPVTPPTATDTGRRLLLQPAGEDTLAGIEEFLPGTERVTYDPQADRAALAGVLSGLSDTADTEPIAGVLAFPSGPAALLTLVQALGDAGVTAPLWQLTHGAVAVGTPSEGVVDPAQAALWGFGRVAALEHPDRWGGLVDLPARPDRRALAVLAAVVADGSEDQVAVRGTAAFARRLTHAAAPADAGGGWNAPRRVLLTGGTGALGTRVARWLVGRGASELVLTSRRGIDAPGAAELVQELEELGARVVVEACDTADAEAVAGLLSRYPVDAVFHAAGVLDDDLIDRLTPERVAAVLAAKATGADHLDSLTRDLDLSAFVVFSSIAGVWGSGGQSAYAAANAHLDALVERRRARGLAGTAVAWGPWGESGMAADAEAQDLLRRRGLRPLEPDAGLRALSRALELGDTAVVVADVDWDRFAPAFTTGRPSPLLSALPEAADALRGTGAAADTTSAGAALRERLGPLPAEDRDTALLDLVRERAATVLAHTDTAAVAAGRTFRELGFDSLTAVELRNELTGATGVPLPSTLVFDHPTPLAVAARLRDELFGTDIGDDTVARPPAATVTDTDPVVIVGMGCRLPGGVAGPEALWRIVSGGLDTVSGFPEDRGWDLETLLAASDTRSGGFLREAAGFDAPFFGISPREALAIDPQQRLILETSWEALERGGIDPTGLKGTRTGVFVGAGSSGYGSGLTEVPEGLGGHLLTGGAGSVVSGRVAYTLGLEGPAVTVDTACSSSLVALHLAVQSLRTGECDLALAGGVTVMANPGAFVEFSLQGGLAPDGRCKAFADGADGTGWSEGVGVLVVERLSDARRGGHTVLAIVRGTAVNQDGASNGLTAPNGPAQQRVIRAALASAGLTPADVDAVEAHGTGTVLGDPIEAQALLATYGQNRPADQPLWLGSVKSNIGHTQAAAGAAGIIKMVLALDQGVLPQTLHADAPSSRVDWSTGDVRLLTEQRQWPDTGRPRRAGVSAFGVSGTNAHVVIEQAPHTLKPPPPHPPALSPPPRR; from the coding sequence ATGACAACTGAAGCGCGGCTTCGGGACTACCTCAAACGACTCACCGTCGACCTTCACGAGACCCGGCTCAAACTCCGCCAGCTGGAGTCCAAGGACGACGAACCCGTCGCCATCGTCGGTATGAGCTGCCGTCTGCCCGGCGGTGTCCGGTCGCCCGAGGACTTCTGGGACCTGCTCGTGTCGGGAGTCGACGCGGTCACCGACTGGCCCACCGACCGCGGCTGGGACCTCGGCACCGACGCCACCGGCGGCGCCCGCCACCAGGGCGGCTTCGTCTTCGACGCCGACCGCTTCGACCCCGCCTTCTTCGGCATCTCACCCCGCGAAGCCCTCGCCATGGACCCGCAGCAGCGCCTGCTGCTCGAAGCGACCTGGGAGGCCTTCGAACGCGCGGGCATCGACCCCGCCGCTCTGCGCGGCAGCCGCTGCGGAGTCTTCGTCGGATGCAGCGACCAGGGCTACAGCAGCGGACTGCGAGAGGTCCCCGACGACGTCCGCGGCCACCTGCTGACCGGCACCTCCATGTCCGTCGTCTCCGGCCGCGTCGCCTACACCCTGGGCCTCGAAGGCCCCGCGATCACCGTCGACACCGCCTGCTCCTCCTCCCTCGTCGCCCTCCACCTGGCCGCACAGTCCCTGCGCTCCGGCGAGTGCTCACTCGCCGCCGTCGGCGGCGTGACGGTCATGTCGAGCCCCGGCGCCTTCATCGAGTTCGGCCAGCAGGGCGGCCTCGCCTCCGACGGCCGCTGCAAGGCGTTCTCCGAGGACGCGGACGGCACCGGCTGGGCCGAGGGCGTCGGCGTCGTCGTCGTCGAGCGGCTCTCGGACGCCCGCCGCAACGGCCACCACATCCTCGCCGTCGTCCGCGGCTCCGCCGTCAACCAGGACGGCGCCTCCAACGGACTGACCGCCCCCAACGGCCCCTCCCAGCAGCGCGTCATCCTCGCCGCCCTCGCGAGCGCGGGCGTACCCGCCACCGAGATCGACACCGTCGAGGCCCACGGCACGGGCACCGCGCTCGGCGACCCCATCGAGGCCCAGGCCCTGCTCGCCACCTACGGCCAGGGCCGCGAGGCCGACCGCCCCCTCTGGCTCGGCTCGGTGAAGTCCAACATCGGCCACACCCAGGCCGCCGCGGGCGTCGTCGGCGTCATCAAGACGGTCCTGGCGATCCGCCACGGCGTCCTCCCGCCCACCCTCCACGTCGACAACCCCTCCTCCCACGTCGACTGGAACGCCGGCAACGTCAGGCTCCTGGCCGAGTCCGTCGACTGGCCGCGGGCCGACCGGCCCCGCCGCGGCGCCGTGTCCGCCTTCGGAGTCTCCGGAACCAACGCCCACGCCGTCATCGAGCAGGCCCCCGCAGACGAACCGGCCACCGAGGCTCCCGCCCGCGCCGGCCTGCCCCTGCTGCCCTGGGTGCTCTCCGCCCGCGACGAACACACCCTGCGCGAACAGGCCGCACGCCTCAGCGCCCACCTCACCGACCACCCCGACACCGACCTCTACGACCTCGCCTGGTCCCTCGCCGCCACCCGCGCCGCACTCCCCGAGCGGGCCGCACTCCTCGGGACCGACCGCGCCGACCTGCTCAGCGGCCTCGCCGCCCTCGCCGAGGGCCACCACACCGACCGCGTCCACACCGGCTCGACGAAGGGCGACGGAAAACTCGCCTTCCTCTTCTCCGGCCAGGGCGCGCAACGTCTCGGTATGGGCCGGGAGTTGTACGAGGCGTATCCCGTGTTCGCGGAGGTCTTCGACGCGGTGTGCGCGCACCTGGACGAGGGTCTGCGGGAGGTCGTGTTCGGTGCGGACGCCGAGCTGCTGAACGAGACGGGCTGGACCCAGCCCGCACTGTTCGCGATCGAGGTCGCGTTGTTCCGGCTGGTGGAGTCGTGGGGTGTGCGGCCCGACTTCCTGGTGGGCCATTCGGTCGGTGAGCTCGCTGCCGCGCATGTGGCGGGGGTGTTCTCGCTGGAGGATGCGTGCCGGTTGGTGTCGGCGCGGGGTCGTCTGATGCAGGAACTTCCCTCCGGTGGGGCGATGTTCGCGCTGGAGGCGTCCGAGGACGAGGTCCTGCCGCTGTTGACGGACGGGGTGTCGGTCGCCGCGGTCAACGGTCCGCGTTCGGTGGTGGTCTCCGGCGTCGAGACCGCGGCGTCGGCGGTCGCGCAGGAGATAGCCGCCCTGGGCCGCCGCACTTCCCGTCTGCGTGTCTCCCACGCTTTCCACTCGCCGCTGATGGAACCGATGCTCGCCGAGTTCCGCACGGTCGCCGAGAGCGTCACCTACACGCCGGCCCGCATCGCCGTCGTCTCGAACCTGACCGGACAAGCGGCCGGCGCGGGGGAGTTGGAGTCCGCCGACTACTGGGTCCGCCACGTCCGGGAGGCCGTGCGGTTCGCGGACGGGATCGGGTGGCTGGCCGCGAACGGTGTCACCCGGTTCGTGGAGCTCGGCCCGGACGGCACCCTCACCGCCCTCGCCCAGACCAGCCTGCCCGACAGCCACGACGCGCTCTTCGCCCCCACCCTCCGCAAGGAACGGGACGAGGCCGAGACCCTGACGTCCGCCGTCGGCCTCCTGCACGTGCACGGCCGCACGCCCGAGTGGAACTCCCTCCTCCCCGGCGCCGGACGCGTCGACCTGCCCACCTACGCCTTCCGCCGGGACCGCTACTGGCTCGAACGCTCCTACCGGGCCGACGGCTCCGCCGCGCCCACCACCGAAGGCGACCACCGCCACCAGGTGACCTGGCGCCCCGTGACCGGCCTGCCCGCCGAGGCGCGACTGAGCGGCCGCTGGCTGCTCGTCACCCCGGCCGCCCTCGGAGACGACGGCTGGGACGGCGCCCTCACCGAAGCCCTGGCCGCACGCGCCACCGACCTCGTCACCGTGCCATGCCCCGCCGACGCCGACCGCGCGACGCTCGCCGGCCTGCTCGCCGCCGCGGCCGCCGGCACCCCGGTCAGCGGCGTCGTCTCGGCCCTGGCCCAGGCCCCGGGAGAACACACCGCCACCCCGGAAAGCGTCCTGGCCACCGCCCTCCTCGTCCAGGCACTCGGCGACACCGACATCACCGCGCCCTTGTGGACCCTCACCCGGGAAGCGGTCACCACCGGCCGCGGCGACGTACCCCCGCGCCTCGACCAGGCCGCCGTCTGGGGACTGGGCCGCGTGGCCGCGCTCGAACACCCCGACCGCTGGGGCGGTCTCATCGACCTCCCGCACGAACTCGACCGCCGCACCGCCTCCCGACTGGCCGCCCTGCTCTCCGGCGGCGGCGCCGACGAGGACCAGGTCGCCGTCCGCGCCGCGGGTGTCCTCGCCCGCCGCCTGGTCGCGGTCACGGAGGAACCCGGCACCCCCTGGACCCCCAGCGGTACGGTCCTGGTCACCGGCGGCACCGGCGCACTCGGTGCCAGGGTGGCCCGCTGGGCCGCGGGACAGGGGGCCACCCGTCTCGTCCTCACGAGCAGGCGCGGAGCGCAGGCACCCGGCGCCGCCGAACTGGAGGCCGAACTCTCGGCCATGGGCGCCGAAGTCTCCCTCCTCGCCTGCGACATGACGGACCGTGAGGCTGTACGGCAGCTACTGGACGAGCACCCGGTCGACGCCGTCGTCCACACCGCCGGAGTCCTCGACGACGGGGTCCTCGACCGGCTCACCCCCGAGCAGTTCGACACGGTCGTACGCTCCAAGGTCGCCGCCGCCCTCCACCTCGACGAACTGACCCGCGAGCGCGACCTCTCGGCGTTCGTCCTCTTCTCGTCCTTCGCCGGCACCGTCGGCTCCGCGGGCCAGGCCAACTACGCCGCGGCCAACGCCATGCTGGACGCACTCGCCGAACGCCGCCGTGCGCGGGGTCTGTCCGCCACGTCCATCGCCTGGGGCCCCTGGGCCGGCGGCGGCATGGCCGCCGACGCCTCCGCCGAGGACCGCCAGCGCCGCGGAGGCGTCAACCTCCTGGACCCGGCGACCGGCCTCGACGCCCTCGCCGTCTGCGCCGCCTCGCCGGCCCCGGTCACCTTCGTCGCCGACGTCGACTGGACCCTGTTCGGCCCCGCCTTCACCGCCGTCCGCACCAGCCCGCTCCTCGGCGAACTGTATGCCGCCCCCCAGCACACGACCGGACCGTCCGCCCCCGCGACCGCCCTGCGCGCACGCCTCACCGGCCTGACCGCACCGGCCCAGCGCGCCGAACTCCTCGACACGGTCCGTACCCGCGCGGCCGCCGTGCTCGGTCACGCCGGCCCGGAAGCGGTTCCGGCCGACCGCGCCTTCCGCGAACTGGGCGTGGACTCGCTCATCGCGGTGGAGCTGCGCAACGTACTGGGCGCGGAGTGCGGGGTACGGCTGCCCGCCACCGTGGTCTTCGACTACCCGACTCCGTCGGCCCTGGCCGACTTCCTCCACGGCGAGCTGAGCGGTGTCGTCGCGGAAACTCCGGGCGCGTCCACCGCGACCGGTGTCGAGGTGTCCGCCGACCCGATCGTGATCGTCGGAATGGCCTGCCGCTTCCCGGGCGGAGTCGACTCCCCGGAAACACTGTGGAACCTGCTCTCCGAGGAACGCGACGGCATCGCCGACTTCCCCCGCAACCGCGGCTGGGACCTCGACGCCCTCAACGCACTCGACGGCCCCTACACCAGCCACACCCACCGCGGCGGGTTCCTGGGCGACGTCGGATCGTTCGACGCCGGCTTCTTCGGGATCTCACCCCGCGAGGCGCTCGCCATGGACCCGCAGCAGCGCCTGCTGCTGGAGACGTCGTGGGAGGCGGTGGAACGGGCCGGTATCGACCCCCGTCTGCTGCGCGGCTCGCGGACCGGCGTGTTCGCGGGGACGAACGGCCAGGACTACCCGGCACTCCTCGCGTCCTCGGGGGGTGACTTCGGCGGCTACGTGGGCACCGGCAACGCGGCGAGTGTCTTCTCGGGCCGGGTCTCCTACGTCCTCGGCCTCGAAGGGCCCGCGGTCACCGTCGACACGGCCTGCTCCTCGTCCCTCGTCGCCCTGCACCTGGCCGCGCAGGCCCTGCGGTCGGGGGAGTGCGACCTCGCACTCGCCGGCGGCGTGACCGTGATGTCCACCCCCGGCGCGTTCATCGAGTTCAGCCGCCAGGGCGGCCTCGCGGGCGACGGCCTGTGCAAAGCCTTCGCCGAAGGCGCGGACGGTACGGGCTGGGGTGAGGGTGTCGGTGTGCTGCTCGTGGAGCGGTTGTCGGACGCGCGCGCCAACGGTCACCCGGTGCTGGCCGTCGTACGTGGTTCGGCGGTGAACCAGGACGGTGCGTCGAACGGTCTGACCGCACCGAACGGCCCTTCGCAGCAGCGGGTGATCCGGGCTGCTTTGGCGAGTGCGGGTCTGTCGGCCTTGGACGTGGACGCGGTCGAGGCGCACGGCACCGGCACGACACTGGGTGACCCGATCGAGGCGCAGGCGTTGCTGGCGACCTACGGCAAGGACCGTGACGCGGGGCGGCCGTTGTGGCTGGGGTCGGTGAAGTCGAACATCGGTCACACGCAGGCTGCTGCCGGTGTGGCGGGTGTGATCAAGATGGTGGAGGCGATGCGCCACGGTGTCCTGCCGGCCACCCTCCACGTCGACGCACCCTCGTCGCACGTCGACTGGGAAGCCGGTGAGGTCAGGCTGCTGGCCGGGGCGGTGGACTGGCCGGAGACGGACCGTCCGCGCCGCGCGGGTGTCTCCTCGTTCGGACTGAGCGGCACGAACGCGCACGTGGTGCTGGAACAGGCGGAGACGGCCGCCGAAGACACGGACATCGCGATCCTTCCGGCGCTGCCCGTCGTCCCGTGGGTGGTCTCCGGACAGAGCCCCGCCGCTCTGCGCGCTCAGGCCGCCAGGCTGCTGGCTCATGCGCAGGCCCATCCCGACCTGGACCCCGCCGACGTGGGTCTGTCGCTGGTCAGGACCCGGTCGGCGTTCGACAACCGTGCGGTGATCCGGGGCGGCGACCGTGAGGAACTCCTCGCGGGCCTCGCCGCCGTCGCCCGCGACGAGAGCGTGCCGGGTGTGGCCCAGGGCGTCGCGACCGAGGGCAAGCTCGCCTTCCTCTTCTCCGGCCAGGGCGCGCAACACCTGGGCATGGGGCGGGAGTTGTACGAAGCGTATCCCGTGTTCGCGGAGGCCTTCGACGCGGCGTGCGGGCACCTGGACGAGGGTCTGCGGGGGGTCGTGTTCGGTGAGGACGCGGGGCTGCTGAACGAGACGGGGTGGACGCAGCCCGCACTGTTCGCGATCGAGGTGGCGCTGTTCCGGTTGGTGGAGTCGTGGGGGATGAGCCCCGACTTCCTGGTGGGCCACTCGGTCGGCGAACTCGCCGCCGCGCACGTGGCGGGGGTGTTCTCGTTGGAGGATGCGTGCCGGCTGGTGTCGGCGCGGGGTCGTCTGATGCAGGAACTTCCTGCCGGTGGGGCGATGTTCGCGTTGGAGGCGTCCGAGGACGAGGTCCTGCCGCTGCTGGAGGGCTGGGAGACAGAGGTGTCCGTCGCCACCGTCAACGGCCCCCGCTCAGTGGTGATTTCCGGCGTCGAAGCGGTCGCGGAGGCCATCGCCCAGGAGATAGCCGCCCTGGGCCGCCGTACCTCTCGTCTACGTGTCTCCCACGCCTTCCACTCGCCGCTGATGGAACCGATCCTCGCCGAGTTCCGCACGGTCGCCGAGAGCGTCACCTACACGCCGGCCCGCATCGCGGTCGTCTCGAACCTGACCGGACAGGCCGCCGGTGCGGGGGAGTTGGAGTCCGCCGACTACTGGGTCCGCCATGTCCGTGAGGCCGTACGGTTCGCCGACGGAGTGCGCACGCTGGCGGAGCGGGGTGTGACCCGGTTCGTGGAGCTCGGCCCTGACGGCACCCTCACCGCCCTCGCCCAGACCAGTGTCTCCGGCGGCGAGGACCTGCTGTTCGCGTCCGTCCTGCGCAAGGACCGCCCCGAGACGGACACCGTCCTGGCGGCGGTGTCGCGGGCGTTCACGCACGGTGCCGCCGTCGACTGGGCCGCCCTCCTCACCGGCGCACGGCCGGTCGACCTTCCCACCTACGCCTTCCAGCATGAGTGGTTCTGGCCCGAGCCCGCCGCTGCCGCCGGACCCGTGGCGGCCGACCCGCTCGACGCGAGCTTCTGGGCGGCCGTGGAACGCGGCGACGCCCACGACCTCGCCGAGGTCCTGGGCGTGGACGAGGCCGAACTCGACGCCGTCGTACCGGCGTTGTCCGCCTGGCGGCGCGGTGCGGCCGAGCGCTCACGCGTGGACGGCTGGCGCTACCGCGTCGCCTGGCAGCCGGTCACCCCTCCCACCGCGACCGACACCGGCCGCCGACTCCTGCTCCAGCCTGCCGGCGAGGACACGCTCGCGGGGATCGAGGAGTTCCTGCCCGGGACCGAGCGGGTGACGTACGACCCGCAGGCGGACCGTGCCGCGCTGGCCGGCGTCCTGTCGGGCCTGTCCGACACCGCCGACACCGAACCGATCGCGGGCGTCCTGGCGTTCCCGTCCGGCCCGGCCGCCCTGCTGACCCTCGTCCAGGCGCTGGGCGACGCGGGAGTGACCGCACCGCTGTGGCAGCTCACCCACGGCGCTGTAGCGGTCGGCACCCCGTCCGAAGGCGTCGTCGACCCGGCGCAGGCCGCCCTGTGGGGCTTCGGCCGGGTCGCCGCCCTGGAACACCCCGACCGGTGGGGCGGCCTCGTCGACCTGCCGGCCCGCCCCGACCGCCGCGCCCTGGCCGTGCTGGCCGCCGTCGTCGCCGACGGCTCCGAGGACCAGGTCGCCGTCCGCGGCACCGCCGCCTTCGCCCGGCGCCTCACCCACGCCGCCGCCCCGGCCGACGCGGGCGGCGGATGGAACGCACCCCGCCGGGTGCTGCTCACCGGCGGCACCGGAGCGCTCGGCACGCGGGTGGCCCGTTGGCTGGTGGGGCGGGGTGCGAGTGAGCTCGTCCTCACCAGCCGTCGTGGGATCGACGCCCCCGGTGCGGCCGAACTCGTCCAGGAGCTGGAGGAGTTGGGTGCGCGGGTGGTGGTGGAGGCGTGTGACACGGCCGATGCGGAGGCGGTCGCGGGTCTGCTGTCGCGGTATCCGGTCGACGCGGTGTTCCATGCCGCGGGTGTGCTGGACGACGATCTGATCGACCGGCTGACTCCGGAGCGGGTCGCCGCCGTCCTGGCCGCGAAGGCTACGGGCGCCGACCATCTCGACTCCCTCACCCGGGACTTGGACCTTTCGGCGTTCGTGGTGTTCTCCTCGATCGCCGGTGTGTGGGGCAGTGGCGGGCAGTCGGCGTACGCCGCCGCCAACGCGCATCTCGACGCGCTGGTGGAGCGGCGCCGGGCCCGGGGTCTTGCCGGTACCGCCGTCGCCTGGGGCCCCTGGGGCGAGAGCGGCATGGCCGCCGACGCCGAGGCCCAGGACCTGCTGCGCCGCCGCGGACTGCGGCCGCTGGAGCCCGACGCGGGCCTGCGCGCCCTCTCCCGCGCCCTCGAACTCGGCGACACCGCCGTGGTCGTGGCCGACGTCGACTGGGACCGCTTCGCTCCCGCGTTCACGACCGGCCGCCCCAGCCCCCTGCTGTCCGCACTGCCGGAGGCCGCCGACGCGCTGCGCGGCACCGGAGCGGCGGCGGACACCACGAGCGCGGGCGCCGCCCTGCGCGAACGGCTCGGCCCGCTGCCGGCCGAGGACCGCGACACGGCCCTGCTCGACCTGGTCCGCGAGCGCGCCGCCACCGTGCTCGCCCACACCGACACCGCGGCCGTCGCCGCCGGGCGGACCTTCCGTGAACTCGGCTTCGACTCCCTGACCGCGGTCGAACTGCGCAACGAACTCACCGGCGCCACCGGGGTGCCGCTGCCCTCCACCCTCGTCTTCGACCATCCGACCCCGCTGGCCGTCGCCGCCCGGCTGCGCGACGAACTCTTCGGCACCGACATCGGCGACGACACCGTCGCGCGGCCACCGGCGGCCACCGTCACCGACACCGACCCCGTCGTCATCGTCGGCATGGGCTGCCGTCTGCCGGGCGGCGTGGCCGGGCCCGAGGCGCTGTGGCGGATCGTCTCCGGCGGCCTCGACACGGTCTCCGGATTCCCCGAGGACCGCGGCTGGGACCTGGAGACCCTGCTCGCGGCCAGCGACACCCGCTCGGGCGGCTTCCTGCGGGAGGCCGCCGGCTTCGACGCCCCGTTCTTCGGCATCAGCCCCCGCGAGGCCCTCGCGATCGACCCCCAGCAGCGCCTGATCCTGGAGACGTCCTGGGAGGCGCTGGAGCGCGGCGGCATCGACCCGACCGGCCTCAAGGGCACCCGGACCGGCGTCTTCGTCGGCGCCGGAAGCTCCGGCTACGGCTCGGGCCTGACCGAGGTCCCCGAAGGCCTCGGCGGACACCTGCTGACCGGCGGCGCCGGAAGCGTCGTCTCCGGCCGCGTCGCGTACACGCTCGGTCTCGAAGGCCCCGCGGTCACCGTCGACACCGCCTGCTCCTCCTCGCTCGTCGCCCTGCACCTGGCCGTGCAGTCCCTGCGCACCGGCGAGTGCGACCTCGCCCTCGCCGGCGGCGTCACCGTCATGGCGAACCCCGGCGCCTTCGTCGAGTTCAGCCTCCAAGGAGGTCTCGCACCCGACGGTCGCTGCAAGGCGTTCGCCGACGGCGCCGACGGAACGGGCTGGTCCGAGGGCGTCGGCGTCCTCGTCGTCGAGCGGCTGTCCGACGCCCGCCGAGGCGGCCACACCGTCCTCGCCATCGTCCGCGGTACCGCCGTCAACCAGGACGGTGCCTCCAACGGACTGACCGCGCCGAACGGTCCCGCCCAGCAGCGGGTCATCCGCGCCGCCCTCGCCTCCGCGGGCCTCACCCCGGCCGACGTCGACGCCGTCGAGGCGCACGGCACCGGCACCGTCCTCGGCGACCCCATCGAGGCACAGGCACTGCTCGCCACGTACGGGCAGAACCGCCCCGCCGACCAGCCGCTGTGGCTGGGCTCGGTCAAGTCGAACATCGGCCACACCCAGGCCGCCGCCGGCGCCGCCGGCATCATCAAGATGGTCCTCGCCCTCGACCAGGGCGTCCTCCCGCAGACCCTGCACGCCGACGCGCCCTCCTCACGCGTCGACTGGAGCACGGGTGACGTCCGGCTGCTGACCGAACAGCGGCAGTGGCCCGACACCGGCCGCCCGCGCCGCGCCGGTGTCTCCGCCTTCGGCGTGTCCGGCACCAACGCCCACGTCGTGATCGAGCAGGCCCCGCACACGCTTAAGCCGCCCCCGCCGCACCCGCCCGCTCTAAGCCCGCCGCCGAGACGGTGA